In Gracilimonas sp., a single window of DNA contains:
- a CDS encoding DUF4097 family beta strand repeat-containing protein, protein MKIFKIHLLPIIILILLSIPVVAQNNNIEVPLSNPGEPGKLIVSAMFSDDIEIRSHNKENVIVNYDGEDIRDDDKDAMKNGMRRISSGGLGLEVTEDNNEVRISTGPMPNQDFEMVVYVPRNFSLKLNTMQGDVKVSGLAGELEISAVNGDIELVDITGTVLVNSVNGDMEIDFTQINPNSPMSFTGVNGDIEVSFPANAKFTAKMKTEWGDVYTNFDMDIDRNSSRSESGDNDGTFKVAVNRWIIGEVNGGGPEFLFKTLHGDISIRKK, encoded by the coding sequence ATGAAAATATTTAAAATTCATTTACTGCCGATAATAATATTGATCCTTTTATCCATCCCTGTAGTTGCACAGAATAACAATATAGAAGTACCACTCTCAAATCCCGGAGAACCCGGTAAGTTGATTGTCAGTGCCATGTTTTCAGATGATATCGAAATTCGAAGCCACAACAAGGAAAATGTAATTGTTAATTATGATGGGGAGGATATCAGAGATGATGACAAGGATGCCATGAAAAACGGCATGCGCCGGATATCCAGCGGAGGGCTTGGTTTAGAGGTAACGGAAGATAATAATGAAGTGCGGATTTCTACCGGCCCAATGCCTAATCAGGATTTTGAAATGGTGGTATATGTGCCGCGTAATTTTTCATTGAAATTGAATACCATGCAAGGAGATGTAAAAGTTTCGGGACTGGCCGGTGAGCTTGAAATAAGCGCCGTTAATGGGGACATCGAACTGGTTGATATCACCGGAACCGTATTGGTGAACAGTGTGAATGGAGATATGGAAATTGATTTCACCCAAATAAATCCCAATTCCCCGATGTCGTTTACAGGGGTAAATGGAGATATCGAAGTCTCTTTTCCTGCGAATGCCAAATTTACAGCTAAAATGAAAACTGAATGGGGCGATGTGTATACCAATTTTGATATGGATATTGATCGCAACAGCTCCCGCTCAGAGTCTGGTGATAATGATGGTACTTTTAAAGTAGCGGTTAACAGATGGATTATTGGTGAGGTCAATGGTGGCGGCCCCGAGTTTCTCTTCAAAACCCTGCATGGAGATATTTCAATTCGTAAAAAATAA
- a CDS encoding Tex family protein, whose product MSETKIFSYLASQLNFSPKQISTVAGFLDEGATVPFMARYRQEATGGLDEVQIRAIRDGLEAQRTLESRKETILKSIKDQEKLTPELEAQIKACTDLTTLEDIYLPYKQKRKTRGDKAKEKGLEPLAQLIWDQEINEGDPDEYAKEYIDSEKEVESLEDVYAGATDIVAEWINEHLEVREMLRKVFSEHANITTKKNPTVKERTNFEDYYEFSYKANKLKPYQILAINRGERENILFVNTELWEERTLENIDDVIIKNDRSIFTEHLQDAVEDAYKRLLFPSLERELRNELTDRADQHAIETFATNLSNLLMQPPLDKKVVMGLDPAFRSGCKVAVVDETGKYLEGTTTYPTPPQKKVAEAEAIFEKLIDKYGVSLIAIGNGTASRETEQIVAEFLQKRKEKHPDEELHYMIVNEAGASVYSASSVAREEFPELDAPQRGNISIARRVQDPLAELVKIDPKSIGVGLYQHDVNQNQLAGKLDDVVESCVNEVGVNLNTASAPLLAHISGLSKKVAQNIVKRREEQGIFMDREQIKSIDGVGDFRFQQAAGFMRIPESKNPLDNTAIHPESYEAAEKLCNLFGINLENLSAEKDKIVSKFKGINLKETAEQIGVGLPTLELIIENLQKPGRDPRESLQKPLLRTDVMKMEDLKEGQKLEGTVRNVVDFGAFVDIGVKQDGLLHISNMAENRKIEDPHDVVGVGDIINIEIITLDLERGRIGLKLV is encoded by the coding sequence ATGAGCGAAACCAAGATTTTTAGCTATTTAGCCAGCCAACTCAATTTTTCTCCTAAACAAATTAGTACCGTAGCCGGGTTTTTAGATGAAGGGGCAACCGTTCCATTCATGGCCCGTTACCGACAGGAAGCCACCGGCGGGTTGGATGAAGTCCAGATACGTGCCATCCGTGACGGACTGGAAGCGCAAAGAACACTGGAGTCTCGTAAAGAGACTATCTTAAAATCCATCAAAGACCAAGAAAAACTGACTCCTGAACTGGAAGCTCAAATTAAAGCCTGCACCGACCTTACCACCCTGGAGGATATCTATCTCCCCTACAAACAAAAACGGAAAACCCGCGGAGACAAGGCCAAAGAAAAAGGATTGGAACCCCTGGCCCAACTAATCTGGGATCAGGAAATTAACGAAGGCGATCCGGATGAGTACGCCAAGGAATACATTGATTCCGAGAAAGAAGTAGAATCGCTGGAAGACGTTTATGCAGGCGCAACCGATATTGTTGCAGAATGGATCAACGAACATCTTGAAGTGCGGGAAATGTTAAGAAAGGTATTTTCTGAGCACGCTAATATCACCACAAAGAAAAATCCTACGGTGAAAGAGCGTACCAATTTTGAAGATTATTACGAGTTCTCATATAAAGCCAATAAGCTAAAACCGTATCAGATTTTGGCTATCAATCGTGGTGAGCGAGAGAATATTTTATTTGTGAACACAGAGCTGTGGGAAGAGCGCACACTCGAAAATATAGACGACGTTATCATAAAAAATGACCGCAGTATTTTTACCGAACATTTACAGGATGCCGTAGAAGATGCCTACAAACGTCTGCTCTTTCCTTCTTTGGAGCGGGAGCTACGAAATGAACTTACCGACCGGGCTGATCAACATGCCATCGAAACCTTCGCCACCAACCTCAGCAACCTGCTGATGCAGCCTCCTTTGGACAAAAAGGTAGTTATGGGACTTGATCCTGCCTTCCGTTCAGGTTGTAAAGTAGCCGTAGTGGACGAAACCGGGAAGTATCTGGAGGGCACGACGACCTATCCTACCCCTCCCCAAAAGAAGGTGGCTGAAGCTGAAGCGATTTTCGAAAAATTGATTGATAAATATGGTGTCAGCTTAATAGCTATCGGGAATGGAACGGCAAGTCGTGAAACGGAGCAAATTGTAGCTGAATTTCTTCAAAAGCGAAAAGAAAAACATCCTGATGAAGAGCTTCATTATATGATCGTGAACGAAGCCGGAGCTTCCGTTTATTCTGCTTCGTCCGTTGCACGTGAAGAATTCCCTGAACTTGATGCGCCTCAGCGCGGAAATATCTCTATTGCACGTCGTGTACAGGATCCTTTGGCAGAATTGGTTAAAATAGACCCAAAATCGATTGGTGTGGGATTGTATCAGCATGATGTAAACCAAAACCAATTGGCCGGAAAGCTGGATGATGTGGTGGAAAGCTGCGTGAATGAAGTTGGAGTAAATTTGAATACCGCCAGCGCCCCCCTGCTTGCTCATATCTCTGGATTGAGTAAAAAAGTTGCTCAAAACATTGTGAAGCGTCGCGAAGAACAAGGTATTTTCATGGATCGTGAGCAAATTAAAAGCATTGATGGAGTGGGTGACTTCCGCTTCCAGCAAGCCGCCGGCTTTATGCGTATCCCCGAATCCAAAAACCCGCTGGACAATACTGCTATTCACCCCGAGAGTTACGAAGCTGCGGAAAAACTCTGCAACCTGTTTGGGATTAATCTCGAGAATCTGTCGGCCGAAAAAGATAAGATTGTCTCTAAGTTTAAGGGTATCAACCTGAAAGAAACGGCTGAGCAAATTGGCGTAGGGCTTCCGACTTTAGAACTTATCATTGAGAACCTGCAAAAGCCCGGTCGCGATCCTCGTGAGTCGCTCCAAAAACCTCTGCTTCGAACCGATGTTATGAAAATGGAAGACCTGAAAGAAGGCCAAAAACTGGAAGGAACGGTTCGGAACGTTGTTGACTTTGGAGCTTTTGTCGATATCGGCGTAAAACAAGACGGGCTGCTTCATATCTCAAACATGGCTGAAAATAGAAAAATTGAAGATCCCCATGATGTGGTTGGTGTTGGTGATATTATCAACATCGAAATTATTACCTTAGATTTGGAACGAGGACGGATTGGCCTCAAATTAGTTTAA
- a CDS encoding RNA polymerase sigma factor produces the protein MMKVKNGDLDKLGLLFERYNRPLFSFFYRMCKEPEVSEDLVQSVFERILKYRNTYTGSGNFSTWLFSIARNAHIDHYRKQKRNGIPIEIDEERLEVEEPESKGLINKREKKELLEMALDRLDEDKREIVILSRYEGLKYKEIAEILDTSEGAIKVKMFRAMKELKDLVITLSEECSYE, from the coding sequence ATGATGAAAGTGAAAAACGGGGATCTGGATAAGCTGGGTCTTCTTTTTGAGCGATATAATCGACCATTATTCAGTTTTTTCTACAGGATGTGCAAAGAACCCGAGGTGAGTGAGGATCTTGTTCAATCCGTTTTTGAGCGAATCCTGAAGTATCGTAATACTTATACCGGAAGTGGAAATTTCAGTACTTGGTTATTCAGTATTGCACGAAATGCACATATTGATCATTACCGAAAGCAAAAGAGAAATGGCATACCAATCGAAATTGATGAAGAACGGTTGGAAGTTGAAGAGCCTGAATCAAAAGGGTTGATCAATAAAAGAGAAAAGAAAGAGTTGCTGGAAATGGCACTCGACCGCCTGGATGAAGATAAGAGAGAAATTGTGATTTTAAGCCGTTATGAAGGTCTAAAATACAAGGAAATTGCTGAAATTCTGGATACCTCAGAAGGAGCAATTAAAGTGAAAATGTTTAGGGCCATGAAAGAGTTAAAAGATTTGGTAATCACGTTAAGTGAGGAATGCAGCTATGAATGA
- a CDS encoding DUF5916 domain-containing protein, protein MRRILLTLLYLCLVTSVNAQNSYKKKGDTISIKTADIRPGTSDQPTMEAIRLAASNEVKLDGKLSESIWMDAPAATQFTQRFPNDGSKPTQRTEVRLLYTDSHIYVGVIAFESNPDSIKAPLFRRDGGQASDWVYVSFDSYNDQRTAFTFAVNPKGVQKDVLYFDDTGEDILWDAVWEAKTHIGENGWTAEIKIPLSQLRYSSKNSEQEWGINFQRRLSRNGEISMWAPVSQNENAMVSKYGRLEGIHDLSSSKRLEITPYISGDVTRAPKPGTGNPYYSQNQFAGNVGGDIKYGVTSDLTLTATINPDFGQVEADPAVINLTANENFFSEKRPFFLEGNDIFQFGNTKSFSPMGNPVTFYSRRIGRTPQGSANRAGVNAEFVDRPDFTTIATAAKLSGKTKNGWSIGFLDAYTLKEGAQYSTPGGAENTFAIEPTTNYMVARTKKDINSGNTYFGGFASAVNRNIEDSYFEDFLRTSAYLGGVDFEHSFNNRNWVTSGVISLSTINGSKEAIELAQRSPVRYYNRVDSEKLTVDPDKTSLSGFATELSIQKRGGDDNWMTSLTYSEVSPGYETNDLGFQNRADYRSINGVLIYRETDPSWLRSYEFFVFHAHAWNYDGNVIKNGYVHGGFMRFDNLWNINYNINYGSGNQYSDRFTRGGPILKTPQSLGFNMNVHSNPNKRVSFNVGTFQKKDASGEFDNNIWVGLNLNPVPYLQINISPQYSHQKDTDQFVTSAADANASNTYGRRYVFANIKQHTLSTSFRLNWTFSPTMSLQTYVRPFISTGSYKNFKEFAKPGTFDFDIYGEDRGNIYKANGVYTVDPDGSGTSPEISFSDPDFNFRAVQGNAVFRWEYMPGSTLYFVWQQQRNDFADMGDFDFTRDLKGLFQSKPTNVFLVKVSYWFGG, encoded by the coding sequence ATGAGAAGAATATTACTAACCCTGCTATATCTATGTCTTGTAACGAGTGTTAATGCCCAAAATTCCTATAAGAAGAAAGGGGATACGATCTCAATTAAAACAGCTGATATTCGGCCCGGCACGTCGGATCAGCCAACCATGGAAGCTATACGACTAGCTGCATCCAATGAAGTAAAATTAGACGGAAAATTGTCAGAATCAATTTGGATGGATGCACCGGCAGCAACACAATTTACCCAGCGTTTCCCAAATGACGGAAGCAAGCCAACGCAAAGAACAGAAGTTAGGTTACTATACACCGATTCCCATATTTATGTTGGGGTGATCGCATTTGAGTCAAACCCCGATTCCATTAAAGCTCCATTATTCAGGAGAGATGGGGGACAGGCAAGTGATTGGGTTTACGTAAGTTTTGATAGTTATAATGATCAAAGAACCGCCTTTACATTTGCAGTAAATCCAAAAGGAGTGCAAAAAGATGTTCTATATTTTGATGATACTGGTGAGGATATTCTATGGGATGCCGTTTGGGAAGCAAAAACTCATATAGGAGAAAATGGGTGGACAGCGGAGATTAAGATCCCGTTATCGCAGCTGCGATACAGCTCTAAAAATTCTGAACAAGAATGGGGGATAAATTTTCAAAGACGATTATCAAGAAATGGCGAGATATCCATGTGGGCACCTGTATCGCAAAATGAGAATGCCATGGTTTCAAAATATGGTCGATTAGAAGGAATTCATGACCTGTCAAGTTCGAAACGCCTGGAAATTACTCCCTATATTTCGGGAGATGTAACACGGGCTCCCAAGCCGGGAACCGGCAATCCTTATTACAGTCAAAACCAATTTGCCGGTAATGTCGGGGGAGATATTAAATATGGAGTTACATCAGACCTTACCCTGACGGCAACCATTAACCCGGATTTTGGGCAGGTTGAAGCTGATCCCGCCGTAATCAACCTGACTGCCAATGAAAACTTCTTCTCCGAAAAACGACCATTTTTTCTTGAAGGCAATGATATATTTCAATTTGGAAATACCAAATCGTTTAGCCCAATGGGGAATCCGGTTACCTTTTATTCCAGAAGGATCGGACGAACTCCTCAGGGCAGCGCTAACCGTGCCGGGGTAAATGCCGAATTTGTGGATAGACCTGACTTTACCACCATTGCTACTGCTGCAAAACTGAGCGGTAAAACCAAAAATGGCTGGTCTATTGGTTTTTTGGATGCTTATACCCTTAAAGAAGGAGCACAGTATTCAACACCCGGTGGAGCTGAAAACACGTTCGCTATAGAGCCGACTACAAATTATATGGTGGCGCGTACCAAAAAGGATATAAACTCAGGAAACACCTATTTTGGCGGATTCGCAAGTGCCGTGAACAGGAATATTGAAGACAGTTATTTTGAAGATTTTCTTCGTACGTCCGCTTATTTGGGAGGCGTTGATTTTGAGCACAGCTTTAATAATCGAAACTGGGTCACCAGCGGTGTGATCTCATTGAGCACCATTAATGGAAGTAAAGAAGCTATTGAACTAGCCCAGCGTTCTCCGGTTAGGTATTACAATCGTGTAGATTCAGAAAAGTTAACAGTTGATCCCGACAAGACGAGTTTATCAGGTTTTGCTACGGAATTAAGTATTCAGAAAAGAGGCGGTGATGATAACTGGATGACTTCACTGACCTATTCCGAAGTCAGTCCTGGCTATGAAACCAACGATCTCGGTTTCCAAAATAGAGCAGATTACCGATCCATAAACGGTGTACTTATCTATCGCGAAACAGACCCGAGTTGGTTGCGTTCCTACGAATTTTTTGTCTTCCATGCACATGCCTGGAACTACGATGGTAATGTAATCAAAAACGGATATGTACATGGCGGATTTATGCGTTTTGATAACTTGTGGAACATCAATTACAATATAAACTACGGTAGTGGTAATCAATATTCAGATCGTTTTACAAGAGGCGGACCAATTCTTAAGACTCCTCAAAGTTTAGGTTTTAACATGAACGTTCACTCGAACCCTAATAAGAGAGTATCTTTCAATGTGGGAACGTTTCAGAAGAAAGATGCATCCGGAGAATTTGACAATAATATATGGGTTGGGTTGAATCTTAATCCGGTTCCATATCTGCAGATCAATATATCACCACAATATAGTCATCAGAAAGATACAGATCAGTTTGTAACGTCTGCAGCCGATGCCAATGCTTCGAATACATACGGCCGACGATATGTATTTGCAAATATCAAACAGCATACTTTAAGTACTAGTTTCCGACTTAACTGGACGTTCTCACCAACGATGAGTCTGCAAACCTATGTCCGACCTTTTATCTCTACCGGGTCATATAAAAACTTTAAGGAATTTGCCAAGCCGGGAACTTTTGATTTTGATATCTACGGTGAAGATCGAGGAAATATTTACAAAGCAAACGGTGTATATACGGTAGATCCTGACGGTAGCGGAACATCACCTGAGATTAGTTTTTCTGATCCTGATTTCAATTTCCGCGCAGTGCAGGGCAATGCCGTTTTCCGATGGGAATATATGCCCGGATCTACGCTATATTTCGTGTGGCAGCAGCAGCGCAATGATTTTGCAGATATGGGAGATTTTGATTTCACCCGCGACCTAAAAGGATTATTCCAATCCAAGCCTACCAATGTATTCTTGGTGAAGGTGAGCTATTGGTTTGGGGGGTAA